Proteins encoded in a region of the Leptospira montravelensis genome:
- a CDS encoding rubrerythrin: MGSVTVLSNDFIPKVLSDIVSNETNHALWLNTLSLLEHLGSRKILLTQSSEETSEMILKHATEEARHALFFKKAARTIRPSFQLGYQNSALVRGTAARIYFAKLDTLVRRSLRKVFPDPKEFTYLAYLYTTTVIEKRAMVVYAAYDEILDKTGSPIRLTNLILEEEGHLSEMSSEMFRLDPGAEERLAHLEAEESKIFARFWLQIREFALN, translated from the coding sequence ATGGGTTCTGTTACTGTCCTTTCAAATGATTTCATTCCTAAAGTTCTTTCTGACATCGTTTCTAATGAAACTAACCATGCACTTTGGCTAAACACTCTTTCTCTCTTAGAACATCTTGGTTCAAGAAAAATCCTCCTTACACAATCGAGCGAAGAAACTTCTGAGATGATTTTAAAACATGCCACCGAAGAAGCAAGACATGCCCTATTTTTTAAAAAAGCTGCCCGCACCATAAGACCCAGTTTCCAACTGGGATACCAAAACTCCGCCCTGGTTCGCGGGACTGCGGCAAGAATTTATTTCGCAAAATTAGATACTCTGGTCCGGCGAAGCCTACGAAAGGTTTTCCCAGACCCAAAAGAATTCACTTACCTTGCTTATCTTTATACCACAACGGTCATTGAGAAAAGAGCGATGGTCGTCTATGCAGCGTACGACGAGATTTTGGACAAAACCGGTTCTCCCATCCGCCTAACCAACCTAATTTTGGAAGAAGAAGGCCACCTTTCAGAAATGAGTTCCGAAATGTTCCGACTTGATCCGGGAGCCGAGGAAAGGTTGGCGCATTTAGAGGCAGAAGAATCGAAAATTTTTGCCCGATTTTGGCTCCAAATCCGTGAATTCGCCCTGAATTAA
- a CDS encoding lysophospholipid acyltransferase family protein yields the protein MSIKSFIPAKFNLPALWFTDLTLPVLNKMLHNLDSIEISETDQKTLKTFQKERILYISNHPTAKEPGIAYHAANIMGSRFHYMAAREVFEWAYGFVGDFIQSIGAYSVLAGAPDRESLKASREILAAPGGKLALFPEGEPTSGMNDTLLPFQPGVAQLGFWGLEDALKKDPNAKIWILPTFVKYRMTGSINTMQKDIDLTIARMEQKLGIEKTGKDIVHRFLSVGKRMIEREEKEYGVPVEENRADDFDYRLGRMRHAMLDNIARKANIPKWENDANAIEKLRRILSVLEMVSVGMPDPKGELPSLEMATWARKAATKAYDFITIQTAYIKELPSAERLYEFLYRYENELFGEFKPRPHKAVVRFGTPFTINEYLSSYKEDKKKTIDSITERLRKELQTMLVEEKSKSNPLFPSQYIF from the coding sequence ATGTCAATCAAATCCTTCATTCCCGCAAAGTTCAATCTTCCTGCTCTATGGTTTACGGATCTGACTCTTCCCGTTCTTAACAAAATGCTCCACAATCTTGATTCTATTGAGATATCCGAAACAGACCAAAAGACATTAAAGACCTTCCAAAAAGAACGAATCCTTTATATTTCCAACCATCCCACAGCCAAAGAACCTGGAATTGCATATCATGCAGCAAACATTATGGGTTCTCGGTTTCACTATATGGCGGCAAGGGAGGTGTTTGAGTGGGCTTATGGATTTGTAGGTGACTTTATCCAATCAATAGGAGCCTATTCCGTGTTAGCTGGTGCACCAGATCGCGAATCTCTCAAAGCCTCCAGAGAAATTCTTGCAGCTCCCGGCGGAAAACTTGCTTTATTCCCAGAAGGAGAACCCACGAGCGGCATGAACGATACCTTACTTCCCTTCCAACCAGGTGTGGCCCAACTTGGATTTTGGGGACTGGAGGATGCACTTAAAAAAGATCCGAATGCAAAAATTTGGATTTTGCCCACTTTTGTTAAGTACAGAATGACCGGTTCCATAAACACCATGCAAAAGGATATTGACTTAACCATTGCTAGAATGGAACAGAAGTTAGGGATTGAAAAAACTGGCAAAGACATAGTCCATCGTTTTTTATCCGTGGGAAAACGAATGATTGAAAGGGAAGAAAAAGAATATGGAGTCCCTGTCGAAGAAAATAGAGCCGATGATTTTGACTACCGATTGGGACGAATGCGTCATGCTATGCTCGACAATATTGCAAGAAAAGCAAATATCCCCAAATGGGAAAATGATGCCAATGCCATCGAAAAACTAAGAAGGATCCTAAGTGTATTGGAAATGGTGTCTGTGGGAATGCCTGATCCAAAAGGAGAACTTCCTAGTTTAGAAATGGCAACCTGGGCTAGAAAGGCCGCGACCAAAGCTTATGACTTTATCACTATCCAAACCGCCTACATCAAAGAGTTACCTAGTGCCGAACGGCTCTACGAATTTTTATACCGCTACGAAAACGAACTTTTTGGAGAGTTTAAACCTCGTCCTCACAAAGCAGTCGTTAGATTTGGCACACCATTTACGATCAATGAGTATTTAAGTTCCTATAAAGAAGATAAAAAGAAAACGATAGATTCCATTACGGAACGTCTAAGAAAAGAGTTACAGACGATGCTTGTGGAAGAAAAATCCAAATCTAATCCCCTATTCCCGAGCCAATATATTTTTTGA
- the lmtA gene encoding lipid A Kdo2 1-phosphate O-methyltransferase, translating into MALIEELNQQGNFLFRWRSYIPGVILFLSLLYLPYVPYFQGNYESNLYWLSGAFLVSFAGLFVRCFTIGYTPKNTSGRNTKQQVADVVNQSGIYSLVRHPLYVGNFLMYLGPVFILRDFAFALVYIMFFYLYYERIIFAEEYFLRGKFAKGYLEWADKTPAFIPRLSGYKKPNLDFSFRNIWKREYPSLFGIIVVFTVFDLIQVYFQEPALRAVDITGIWKPFHTWFFGFGLIFYVVTRLIVKTTKLLEVEGR; encoded by the coding sequence ATGGCACTTATAGAAGAACTCAACCAACAAGGCAATTTTCTCTTCCGATGGCGCTCCTACATTCCAGGAGTCATTTTGTTTCTTTCCTTACTGTATCTACCGTATGTCCCTTATTTTCAAGGGAACTACGAATCCAATTTGTATTGGTTATCTGGTGCATTTTTAGTCAGTTTTGCGGGACTTTTCGTTAGATGTTTTACGATTGGATACACTCCTAAAAATACTTCTGGAAGAAATACAAAACAACAAGTGGCTGATGTTGTAAACCAATCAGGGATTTATTCATTAGTTAGACACCCGTTATATGTAGGGAATTTTCTTATGTATCTTGGTCCGGTTTTTATCCTTAGGGATTTTGCTTTTGCTCTCGTATACATTATGTTTTTTTATCTGTATTACGAACGTATTATTTTTGCAGAAGAATATTTCCTTCGTGGTAAATTTGCAAAAGGATATTTGGAATGGGCGGACAAAACACCTGCCTTCATTCCGCGTTTATCTGGTTATAAAAAACCAAATTTAGATTTTTCATTCCGCAATATTTGGAAACGTGAATACCCAAGTTTATTTGGAATCATAGTTGTATTTACTGTATTTGATTTGATCCAAGTTTATTTCCAAGAACCGGCACTTCGTGCGGTAGACATCACTGGAATTTGGAAACCATTCCATACATGGTTTTTTGGATTCGGACTTATTTTTTATGTTGTCACACGTCTGATTGTAAAGACCACCAAACTTCTCGAAGTCGAAGGTAGATAG
- a CDS encoding TIGR01777 family oxidoreductase: MKIGILGGTGLIGKALIKTAVLNGHRFRVFSRQTSLPKELTSFPELEFVSCILPQTADLEGLDAIVNLVGEPIAGVRWTDERKRLIQTSRIDFTRGLVARVLDLKSRPKVFVNSSAVGYYGMSEDHHLPYSENTAPGDDFLAKICVDWENQTLPLQAAGIRSLVLRTGIVLTPEGGALEKMIPPFLLGVGGSIASGKQGMSWIHITDFISAMLHLMQLDSASGAYNLVSPQPVSNYEFSRALAKTLHRPNLFKVPSFAIQALYGEGAVVVTKGQYVLPERLLTAGYEFQFQNLEKALSNLLEKQ, encoded by the coding sequence ATGAAAATAGGAATTTTAGGTGGCACTGGCCTTATCGGGAAGGCATTGATAAAAACAGCCGTTCTTAATGGACATAGGTTTCGCGTATTTTCGAGGCAAACTTCGTTACCGAAAGAACTAACTTCTTTTCCTGAATTAGAATTTGTATCTTGTATCCTTCCGCAGACAGCAGACTTAGAAGGTTTGGATGCCATTGTGAATTTAGTTGGGGAGCCAATTGCGGGTGTTAGGTGGACAGATGAACGCAAACGACTCATACAGACTTCCCGTATAGATTTTACACGGGGGCTTGTGGCTCGTGTTTTGGATTTAAAATCCCGACCAAAAGTTTTTGTGAACTCAAGTGCTGTTGGTTATTATGGAATGTCAGAAGACCACCATCTTCCTTATTCCGAGAACACCGCTCCGGGGGACGACTTCCTAGCCAAAATTTGTGTGGACTGGGAAAACCAAACCCTTCCATTACAAGCAGCTGGCATTCGATCTTTGGTTTTGAGAACTGGAATTGTTTTAACTCCTGAAGGTGGAGCCTTAGAAAAAATGATTCCTCCTTTTTTGTTAGGGGTTGGTGGTTCGATTGCTTCGGGAAAACAGGGAATGAGTTGGATACATATAACAGACTTTATTTCCGCTATGTTACACTTAATGCAGTTAGACTCGGCTTCCGGTGCTTATAATTTAGTATCTCCTCAGCCTGTTAGTAACTATGAGTTTTCTAGAGCTCTTGCAAAAACCTTGCACCGACCCAATTTATTCAAAGTTCCTTCCTTCGCCATACAGGCGCTCTATGGAGAAGGAGCTGTTGTGGTGACTAAGGGACAATATGTGCTTCCCGAACGTTTGCTTACGGCCGGTTATGAGTTTCAGTTTCAAAATTTAGAAAAGGCACTCTCAAATCTTTTAGAAAAACAGTGA